One Mesorhizobium sp. J428 DNA segment encodes these proteins:
- a CDS encoding molybdopterin cofactor-binding domain-containing protein produces MTEPSHPTRRGFLKGASALTFAFLATGGVSLLPTTAEAQSTADAKINAWVTITSDNRTTIMFGPAEMGQGVNTALPMIIAEELDADWSTVSSEQVSSDPAGVYGNPNAGGILFAAGSSSVEGYFSHLRQAGAQARHILIQIAAAHWGVPAGEITTRRGTISHAASGSSMLYGDVAALPRSAWPSGEMPEAELKPRAEWTIIGTDVERLDIPDKTTGKTVYSIDVEVPGMVYAVELLPPVEGETPTLISDAATRAVDGVVDVIVMDHAVAVLAQSFTSAVAGRDALDVSWTETSPFRNANSADELIALAGAADDMSADAVVWASRGNIPDSFNGADVVTGRYTTEHVYHAQMEPLNAVVSVDADGMGAEIWLGTQSQTASIMVAAAVLRTTPDRIRFHAMQMGGAFGRRTVFAREQMRDALLLSRASGRPVKLVWTREDDVKNGWLRPATVHRLDAAVDAEGYPTALRHRVASPSIFQFAMPDRWNPETRRDPLVMEGSESSDYAFPAFQAEHVLVPRQSRLSAWRGIGWAPNCFARECFLDELAGRAGVDPVSYRRRLLAGSPRALAVLDAAVEMADFGNAPEGRAHGLAFAGYKKTLATGVAEVSYEGEQLRVHRFWAAIDPGVVIHPQAYRAQVEGGVMFGLSSVLRERSTFTAGQIDQNNFYDYEPIRMSDIPEIEVRFVESGEAPSGGGEIGVPMTAPAIANALRALTGIAGTHLPFPGGRA; encoded by the coding sequence CCTCCGACAACCGCACGACCATCATGTTCGGCCCCGCTGAGATGGGCCAGGGCGTCAACACCGCCCTGCCGATGATCATCGCCGAGGAGCTGGATGCGGACTGGTCCACCGTCTCTTCCGAACAGGTCAGTTCCGATCCGGCGGGTGTCTATGGCAACCCCAATGCCGGCGGTATCCTCTTCGCGGCCGGCAGTTCGTCCGTGGAAGGCTATTTCTCTCACCTGCGGCAAGCCGGAGCGCAGGCGCGCCACATCCTGATCCAGATCGCCGCCGCGCATTGGGGCGTCCCGGCCGGAGAGATCACCACCCGACGCGGCACGATCTCCCACGCCGCAAGCGGATCGTCCATGCTCTATGGCGACGTCGCTGCCTTGCCAAGATCGGCCTGGCCAAGCGGCGAGATGCCGGAAGCCGAGCTCAAGCCGCGTGCCGAGTGGACCATCATCGGCACGGATGTCGAGCGGCTGGACATTCCCGACAAGACCACCGGAAAGACCGTGTATTCGATCGACGTGGAAGTGCCGGGCATGGTCTATGCCGTCGAGCTTTTGCCGCCGGTCGAGGGCGAGACGCCGACCCTGATCTCGGATGCGGCCACGCGCGCAGTCGACGGCGTGGTGGATGTGATCGTGATGGATCATGCCGTGGCCGTGCTCGCGCAGAGCTTCACCTCGGCGGTCGCCGGGCGTGACGCATTGGATGTCAGCTGGACCGAGACCTCGCCATTCCGCAACGCGAACAGCGCCGACGAACTGATTGCCCTGGCCGGGGCGGCCGACGACATGTCGGCCGATGCCGTTGTTTGGGCCTCTCGTGGAAACATCCCGGATAGCTTCAACGGCGCCGACGTCGTCACCGGCCGCTACACCACGGAACACGTCTATCACGCCCAGATGGAGCCGCTGAACGCTGTTGTATCGGTCGACGCGGACGGGATGGGCGCGGAGATATGGCTGGGCACCCAGAGCCAGACGGCTTCGATCATGGTGGCGGCCGCGGTCTTGCGCACCACGCCCGACCGCATCCGCTTCCATGCCATGCAGATGGGCGGCGCCTTCGGTCGACGGACGGTCTTCGCCCGTGAGCAGATGCGCGACGCGCTGCTGCTGTCGCGGGCTTCCGGACGGCCGGTGAAGCTGGTCTGGACCCGCGAGGACGATGTCAAGAATGGCTGGCTCCGCCCGGCGACTGTGCATCGCCTGGATGCGGCGGTGGACGCCGAGGGCTATCCTACAGCCCTACGCCACCGGGTCGCCTCGCCTTCGATCTTTCAGTTCGCGATGCCGGACCGCTGGAATCCGGAGACCCGCCGCGACCCCCTGGTGATGGAAGGCAGCGAAAGCTCGGACTATGCGTTTCCCGCATTTCAGGCGGAGCATGTCCTTGTCCCGCGGCAGTCGCGACTTTCTGCCTGGCGCGGGATTGGCTGGGCGCCCAACTGCTTTGCCCGGGAGTGCTTTCTGGACGAGCTCGCCGGCCGCGCAGGCGTAGACCCGGTCAGCTACCGGCGCAGACTGCTCGCCGGGTCGCCACGTGCGCTCGCTGTGCTCGACGCGGCCGTGGAGATGGCCGATTTCGGAAATGCGCCCGAGGGGCGGGCACACGGTCTGGCCTTTGCGGGCTACAAGAAGACGCTGGCGACAGGCGTGGCGGAGGTCTCCTATGAGGGCGAGCAGCTGCGCGTCCACCGCTTCTGGGCCGCCATCGATCCCGGAGTGGTGATCCATCCGCAGGCCTACCGCGCCCAGGTCGAGGGCGGCGTCATGTTCGGCCTGTCGAGCGTCCTTCGCGAGCGTTCGACTTTTACCGCAGGACAGATCGATCAGAATAACTTCTACGATTACGAGCCGATCCGGATGTCCGATATCCCTGAGATCGAAGTGCGGTTCGTAGAATCGGGTGAGGCACCCAGCGGTGGTGGCGAGATCGGCGTGCCCATGACGGCGCCGGCCATCGCAAATGCCTTGCGCGCGCTGACTGGCATAGCCGGGACTCATCTGCCCTTTCCGGGCGGTCGCGCCTGA